Proteins from one Candidatus Cloacimonadota bacterium genomic window:
- a CDS encoding four helix bundle protein, whose protein sequence is MKSNLILDKTFEFALEIVQTYKILVDEKREYVLSKQLLRSGTSIGANMREANLA, encoded by the coding sequence ATATTGGATAAGACATTTGAGTTTGCGCTGGAGATTGTGCAGACCTACAAGATTCTTGTTGATGAGAAAAGGGAATACGTGTTATCCAAGCAGTTGTTGCGCTCAGGAACGTCGATTGGTGCCAATATGCGTGAAGCGAATCTGGCAA